From one Butyricimonas faecihominis genomic stretch:
- a CDS encoding FecR family protein, with amino-acid sequence MDDDFFDIVELVSKYMTGELTGTERESLDNWLSLSEDNRKWFHEVTEKEFIYRKRQELRSIDVKGGWKALSRKRVKENRRRLGIRALKYACVFILLVVSSMYFLMQRVDREEIIPVESAEILPGTSRAILYMANGSIIDLANHDRDSLRELDGTIIGLDGESITYKNAVDSVVSSDLYNELVIPRGGEYVLTLADGTLVCLNAGSKLRFPVQFSGITRKVELEGEGYFQVARNEEMPFVVSASGVNITVLGTEFNVSNYPENEDVQTTLIKGKVQVTLSENMDGYTLHPGEQVVYNKESGEVTVANVDVSYVTAWREGRLRFRDRPLKEIMDFISRWYDVDVVYEDEVVKNYLFGCNFNRHVTVTPLLELFQSTGTVRFEVVGKKIIVKK; translated from the coding sequence ATGGATGATGACTTCTTTGATATTGTTGAGCTAGTTAGTAAATACATGACAGGAGAATTGACCGGAACAGAACGGGAGAGTTTGGATAACTGGTTGAGTCTTTCCGAAGATAATCGTAAATGGTTTCATGAGGTTACCGAAAAAGAATTTATATACCGGAAACGTCAGGAGTTGAGATCCATTGATGTAAAGGGTGGATGGAAAGCTCTTTCTCGTAAACGAGTCAAGGAGAATAGGAGGCGATTGGGGATTCGTGCGTTGAAATATGCTTGTGTTTTTATTCTACTGGTTGTTTCTTCCATGTATTTTTTAATGCAGCGTGTTGATCGGGAAGAAATTATTCCAGTGGAGAGTGCCGAGATCCTTCCCGGAACTTCCCGGGCTATCCTTTACATGGCGAATGGTTCTATTATTGATCTAGCCAATCATGATCGGGATTCGTTGCGAGAATTAGATGGAACGATTATTGGCTTGGATGGCGAGAGTATTACTTATAAAAATGCGGTAGATTCGGTAGTCAGTTCAGATTTGTATAACGAGCTTGTGATTCCCCGTGGGGGAGAATACGTGTTGACGCTTGCGGATGGAACGTTGGTATGTTTGAATGCCGGATCAAAATTACGATTCCCTGTGCAATTTAGCGGAATCACGAGGAAAGTAGAATTGGAAGGGGAAGGGTATTTTCAAGTGGCACGTAATGAAGAAATGCCTTTTGTTGTAAGTGCATCCGGGGTGAATATCACGGTGTTGGGAACAGAGTTTAATGTATCGAATTATCCTGAAAATGAAGATGTACAGACGACATTGATCAAGGGTAAAGTACAAGTAACTCTTTCAGAAAATATGGATGGCTATACCCTGCATCCGGGGGAACAAGTCGTGTATAACAAAGAAAGCGGGGAGGTTACGGTGGCAAATGTTGACGTGTCGTATGTCACGGCTTGGCGGGAAGGGCGTCTTCGTTTCCGGGATCGTCCTCTAAAAGAGATCATGGATTTTATTTCTCGTTGGTATGATGTAGATGTGGTATATGAAGATGAGGTCGTGAAGAATTACCTTTTCGGGTGTAATTTTAATCGTCATGTGACGGTGACACCTTTGCTGGAACTATTCCAGAGTACGGGGACTGTCCGCTTTGAAGTAGTTGGAAAGAAAATCATCGTAAAAAAATAG
- a CDS encoding RagB/SusD family nutrient uptake outer membrane protein: MKRYIYLLVVTCLFGCSDWLNVQPSDRVAEESAFSTIAGFKQALNGVYVDLNATELYGQTLTCEMLEILAQRYNINQENKEWSAFMTYDFAGSYTLNRVEKIWERAYNLIANTNLIIKNCDERREVLPDDYYQMIKGEALALRGFLHFDLFRLFGPVYGVDSTLESIPYYKEFALDVQPTLIGTEFMKNVIVDLRAAKDLLSTDPIITNGVAGDPSDKFKSKRNLRLNYYAVQGLLSRAYMYIGELDSALVYAQNVIDVHERIFPWVTRNEAVAGTEPDRVFSSEVLFASQNRNVGGLYNSLFNGESLKISSLLGIRNDVAKYRFDNAEESDIRVLSFMKNKATVSGVDYRLFNKFESAVGDSIYSQMMPLIRVSELYLMVSEIYYEQGQKSKGAPYFNALRENRGLSGVSTSSYPSYLLDEWWREFIGEGQLFYYYKRTMAEEMHSATNAYNETSVKLSNYVLPIPDGETKYN, translated from the coding sequence ATGAAAAGATATATTTATTTGTTAGTGGTAACTTGTTTGTTCGGTTGTTCGGATTGGTTGAATGTTCAACCGAGTGACCGGGTGGCAGAGGAATCTGCATTTTCCACGATTGCGGGATTCAAACAAGCGTTGAATGGCGTGTATGTTGATTTAAATGCTACCGAGCTGTACGGACAGACCCTCACGTGTGAAATGCTTGAAATCTTAGCACAGCGTTATAATATAAATCAGGAAAACAAGGAGTGGTCAGCTTTCATGACGTATGATTTTGCCGGATCTTACACCTTGAATCGGGTAGAAAAAATTTGGGAAAGAGCCTATAACTTGATCGCCAATACGAACTTGATCATAAAGAATTGTGACGAGCGGCGGGAAGTGCTACCGGATGATTATTACCAGATGATAAAAGGTGAGGCTTTGGCGTTGAGAGGTTTTTTACATTTTGATTTATTTCGTTTGTTCGGGCCAGTTTATGGGGTAGATTCCACGTTAGAATCAATTCCTTATTACAAGGAATTTGCCTTGGATGTACAACCTACGCTGATTGGTACTGAATTCATGAAAAACGTGATCGTTGATTTACGGGCGGCGAAAGATTTATTGTCAACAGATCCGATTATCACGAATGGAGTAGCCGGAGATCCTTCGGACAAATTTAAGTCCAAGCGGAACTTGCGTTTGAATTACTATGCTGTCCAAGGATTGTTGTCCCGGGCTTATATGTATATCGGGGAATTGGATAGTGCTTTAGTATATGCCCAAAATGTGATTGATGTTCATGAACGTATTTTCCCGTGGGTAACTAGAAATGAAGCCGTGGCGGGAACGGAGCCGGACAGGGTATTTTCATCTGAAGTTTTGTTTGCCTCGCAGAATCGAAATGTCGGAGGATTGTATAATTCGCTTTTTAATGGAGAATCCTTGAAGATTTCTTCATTGCTGGGAATACGTAATGATGTAGCCAAGTATAGATTCGATAATGCGGAGGAATCGGATATAAGAGTATTAAGTTTCATGAAAAATAAGGCAACCGTGAGTGGGGTGGATTATCGTTTGTTTAACAAGTTTGAATCTGCGGTTGGAGATTCTATTTATTCGCAGATGATGCCCCTTATACGAGTTAGCGAACTTTATTTGATGGTTTCTGAGATATATTATGAACAGGGACAGAAAAGTAAGGGGGCTCCTTATTTTAATGCTTTAAGGGAAAATCGGGGGCTTTCCGGTGTTTCGACTTCCTCTTACCCGAGTTATTTGCTTGATGAATGGTGGAGGGAGTTTATCGGGGAAGGACAATTATTCTATTATTACAAACGGACGATGGCGGAAGAGATGCATTCGGCGACAAACGCGTATAATGAAACATCCGTGAAATTGAGTAATTATGTTCTGCCGATACCTGATGGCGAAACGAAATATAATTAA
- a CDS encoding RNA polymerase sigma factor yields the protein MERKNEDTSLLLKHLQEGDERAFRTLFEEFYASLCLFATRYLGDREEAADVVQETFLKYWNKHTDFDDYRKIKSFLYVVVRHACLNLLRDRELRSRIPEEWIEDSEQEFRNQVMEEEVHRIFNHAIDKLPLQMRMVINLSLDGLKNSEIAEKMNLSEGTVHAYKKEAYKKLRISLKDYYYLLPFLLFISR from the coding sequence ATGGAGAGGAAAAATGAAGATACCAGTTTATTGTTGAAGCACTTGCAAGAAGGTGACGAACGAGCTTTTCGGACGTTATTTGAGGAGTTTTATGCATCATTGTGCTTGTTTGCAACCCGTTATTTGGGCGATCGAGAAGAGGCTGCGGATGTGGTGCAAGAGACGTTTTTAAAATACTGGAACAAACACACGGATTTTGATGATTACCGGAAGATAAAGTCTTTTCTTTATGTAGTTGTACGTCATGCCTGTCTTAATTTATTGCGTGATCGTGAGTTACGTTCCCGTATCCCCGAGGAGTGGATTGAGGATTCTGAACAGGAGTTTCGAAATCAGGTGATGGAAGAGGAGGTACATCGTATTTTTAATCATGCGATAGATAAACTGCCCTTACAGATGCGAATGGTGATTAATCTTTCTTTAGATGGATTGAAGAATTCGGAGATTGCAGAAAAAATGAATCTTTCGGAGGGAACCGTTCACGCCTACAAAAAAGAAGCCTACAAAAAGTTGAGAATCAGTTTGAAAGATTATTATTATTTATTGCCTTTTCTTTTATTCATATCTCGTTAA
- a CDS encoding SusC/RagA family TonB-linked outer membrane protein yields MKKKRRSTRWKVTNVRNLFLAFQMAIVLVLSGGHVYGMADEPLLNLSLKNVAIKDALWEIEKQSKMVFVYNADDLGKAGKISVEIKGKTVREALDICLKNSGFEYTIEQNTVVIKRKVAAKTTNVQKITVKGKVVDKSETGLPGVTIVLKGTSVGVVTDMNGHYSITIPLMGNPVLVFSFIGMKKQEVAVNDRQEINVILEEDQTEMEEVVVTGIYSRKKESFTGSSQTYKAEELKMIGNQNILQSLKALDPAFNIMENNQYGSDPNRTPDIEIRGKTSIVGMKEEFGEDPNQPLFILDGFETTLETIMDLSLDRVASVTLLKDAASTAIYGAKAANGVVVVETKAPVQGRLRLSYNGSFEVSFADLTDYNLMNAAEKLEFELLAGNFKSNLIAFEEANKIRYNNLLYNVNRGVNTYWMSEPLRTGLTQRHNVYVEGGDSQMRYGLGINYTNIQGVMQESRRQVMSGNLDLLYRKGKLSYSNKLTVDYTKTNDPIVPFSEYSRANPYYTKYNEDGGIDKWLENNEELGVSVPNPLWNASLNSYDKGNTISIRDNFQMEYRPWNFLYVRARFGITKSTTDDETFRSPEDTKFDDSVESLKGSYTDMRRESLSYEGDFTITYGQLLADVHQINAVFGASCSESNSDYKSFSAAGFPEGNFTKPSFASGYAANGKPSYSDSKKRTANFYFNGGYSYDNRYLLDVNFRADGSSVFGSNKQFTTTWAIGLAWNLHNEGFIKNNTDFFSMLKLRASIGNPGNQNFGSYKTITTYKFNNWLLNDFGTGLLVDAFGDPDLEWQKTIDKNIGFDVSMFNNRFHVNFDYYYKVTDPLMASIGIPLSVGVSQRLANVGKQVSKGYNGTIKYAFIYRPKERINWTTSFTFRHGHSYYDKIGKNLDQYNKENRSNSLARYYDGGSPSDLWSVRSLGIDPATGKELFLTEKGRITFTYDYADEVVVGNSEPDLEGVLGNSFYYKGFSCNFYWRYSFGADAFNRTVYSKVENISKESLKQNQDKRALYDRWKEPGNGAKYKGISLTENTPISSRFVQKNNYLTLESVRVAYEFSPEWMQKIHFSGMTVSAYMNDICRFSTIEDERGIDYPFARSFSFALSINF; encoded by the coding sequence ATGAAAAAAAAACGTAGAAGTACTCGTTGGAAAGTAACAAATGTAAGAAATTTGTTTTTAGCTTTCCAGATGGCTATTGTTTTGGTGTTGTCCGGAGGACACGTGTATGGAATGGCGGATGAACCGCTACTTAATTTATCGTTGAAAAATGTGGCGATAAAGGACGCTCTTTGGGAGATTGAGAAGCAATCCAAGATGGTTTTCGTGTATAATGCAGATGACTTGGGTAAGGCTGGCAAGATCTCCGTGGAGATCAAGGGTAAAACGGTACGGGAGGCTTTGGACATTTGTTTGAAGAATTCCGGATTTGAATACACGATAGAACAGAATACGGTTGTCATCAAACGTAAAGTAGCGGCAAAAACGACTAATGTGCAAAAAATCACGGTAAAAGGAAAGGTTGTTGATAAAAGTGAGACGGGGTTACCGGGAGTAACTATTGTACTAAAGGGAACGAGTGTAGGTGTGGTAACCGATATGAATGGTCATTATTCGATAACCATCCCTTTGATGGGTAATCCGGTACTCGTGTTCTCTTTTATCGGGATGAAAAAACAGGAGGTGGCGGTCAATGATCGACAAGAGATTAACGTGATATTAGAAGAGGACCAGACCGAGATGGAGGAAGTTGTGGTTACCGGTATTTATTCCCGTAAAAAAGAGAGTTTCACGGGGTCTTCTCAAACGTATAAAGCGGAAGAGTTGAAAATGATAGGTAATCAGAATATTTTGCAAAGTTTAAAAGCGCTAGACCCGGCATTTAATATCATGGAAAACAACCAATACGGTTCTGACCCTAACCGTACTCCGGATATTGAGATACGGGGAAAAACGAGTATCGTGGGGATGAAAGAGGAATTTGGTGAAGACCCGAATCAACCTTTGTTTATTTTGGACGGTTTTGAAACGACGTTGGAAACGATCATGGACTTGAGCTTGGATCGTGTTGCTTCCGTGACATTGTTGAAAGATGCGGCTTCTACGGCTATTTATGGAGCGAAAGCGGCTAATGGAGTGGTGGTCGTGGAGACGAAAGCTCCCGTGCAAGGGCGTTTGCGCTTGTCCTATAATGGTAGTTTTGAGGTATCTTTTGCCGATTTGACGGATTATAATTTAATGAATGCGGCAGAGAAGTTGGAGTTTGAATTATTAGCCGGGAACTTTAAGTCGAATTTGATCGCTTTCGAGGAAGCCAACAAGATACGTTATAATAACTTGTTATATAATGTGAATCGGGGTGTGAACACGTATTGGATGTCAGAGCCGTTGCGGACGGGATTAACTCAACGTCATAATGTTTACGTGGAAGGTGGTGACTCGCAGATGCGTTACGGTTTAGGGATAAACTACACGAACATTCAGGGGGTAATGCAGGAATCCCGTCGTCAGGTGATGAGTGGAAATCTGGATTTGTTATATCGGAAAGGTAAGTTGAGTTATAGTAATAAATTGACTGTCGATTACACGAAGACGAACGACCCCATTGTACCTTTCAGCGAGTATTCACGTGCTAACCCGTATTATACCAAGTATAACGAGGATGGGGGGATTGACAAGTGGTTGGAAAATAACGAAGAACTTGGAGTTTCGGTTCCCAATCCTTTGTGGAATGCATCTTTGAATAGTTATGACAAGGGAAATACGATAAGTATTCGGGATAATTTCCAGATGGAATATCGTCCGTGGAATTTCTTGTATGTTCGGGCTCGTTTCGGGATAACGAAATCTACTACGGATGATGAAACTTTCCGTTCCCCCGAGGATACAAAGTTTGATGATAGCGTGGAGTCTTTAAAGGGATCTTACACGGATATGCGTAGAGAGAGTTTGTCGTATGAAGGTGATTTCACGATAACTTATGGTCAATTACTTGCCGACGTACATCAGATCAATGCCGTGTTTGGAGCTTCCTGTAGTGAATCCAATAGTGATTACAAGTCATTTTCTGCGGCGGGCTTCCCGGAAGGAAACTTCACGAAGCCATCTTTTGCGAGTGGTTATGCTGCCAACGGAAAACCTTCTTATTCCGATTCTAAGAAAAGAACAGCAAATTTCTATTTTAACGGGGGATATTCTTACGATAACCGTTATCTGTTGGACGTGAACTTCCGTGCAGACGGTTCGTCCGTGTTTGGTTCCAACAAGCAATTCACGACGACTTGGGCTATCGGGTTGGCTTGGAACTTGCATAATGAGGGTTTCATCAAGAATAACACGGATTTTTTCTCGATGCTAAAGTTGAGGGCTTCAATCGGTAACCCGGGAAACCAGAATTTTGGTTCTTACAAGACAATCACGACTTACAAATTTAATAACTGGTTGTTGAATGACTTTGGAACCGGACTATTGGTTGATGCATTCGGGGATCCGGATTTAGAATGGCAGAAGACCATCGATAAAAATATCGGTTTTGATGTGAGTATGTTTAATAATCGTTTTCACGTGAACTTCGATTATTATTACAAAGTGACCGATCCGTTGATGGCGTCAATCGGGATCCCTTTATCCGTGGGTGTTTCTCAACGACTGGCTAACGTGGGTAAACAAGTAAGTAAGGGATATAACGGGACGATTAAATACGCATTTATTTATCGCCCGAAAGAACGCATCAACTGGACAACGAGTTTTACTTTCCGTCATGGTCATTCCTATTATGACAAGATCGGTAAAAACTTGGATCAGTATAATAAAGAAAATCGTTCCAATAGTTTGGCTCGTTATTATGATGGAGGAAGTCCTTCTGATTTATGGTCTGTTCGTTCGTTAGGAATTGATCCTGCAACGGGGAAAGAATTATTCCTTACAGAGAAAGGTAGAATAACATTCACTTATGACTATGCTGATGAGGTTGTCGTGGGAAATTCCGAACCGGACTTGGAAGGAGTGTTAGGGAATTCTTTTTACTATAAAGGTTTTTCTTGTAATTTTTATTGGCGTTATAGCTTCGGTGCGGATGCGTTCAACCGGACGGTATACAGCAAAGTGGAAAACATCTCCAAGGAAAGTTTGAAGCAAAATCAGGACAAGCGAGCCTTGTATGATCGTTGGAAAGAACCGGGAAATGGAGCAAAGTATAAGGGAATTTCGTTGACTGAAAATACTCCGATTTCTTCCCGATTTGTACAGAAAAATAATTACTTGACCCTTGAGTCTGTCCGGGTGGCATACGAGTTTAGCCCGGAATGGATGCAGAAGATTCATTTTTCAGGGATGACGGTAAGTGCTTATATGAATGATATTTGTCGGTTCTCGACGATCGAGGATGAGCGTGGTATTGATTACCCGTTTGCCCGGAGTTTTTCGTTCGCGTTATCGATTAATTTTTAA
- a CDS encoding DUF4843 domain-containing protein translates to MKQICYIILFFTAFFYACEKDVDSYEGESGIYFDTEGKLNDTVVVSWGMKAGDVVTRNLKLRVMLVGTVADYDRKFTVDVISDQTDTLAAEEGVDFEPFDKEYTIPANGAYADINIVLKRRETLKQRSRRFTVKLNETPELHFMYTRRSRIDSLTSLDVDYQRVVFMNENFPRPGWWTREGQKRFGDWSQTKAGLICDVMNIDREVWLGVLGEGTFTQGYLSYVGKYMYRWLQENPTKDEDGEWMEMGPDSQD, encoded by the coding sequence ATGAAACAGATATGCTATATAATATTATTCTTCACGGCTTTCTTTTATGCTTGTGAAAAAGATGTGGATAGTTACGAGGGGGAAAGTGGTATTTATTTTGACACGGAAGGCAAGTTGAACGACACGGTTGTGGTGTCTTGGGGAATGAAAGCCGGGGACGTGGTAACCCGTAATTTGAAATTGCGTGTTATGCTCGTCGGTACGGTGGCGGATTATGACAGGAAGTTTACCGTGGATGTGATTTCTGATCAAACAGATACGTTGGCAGCTGAAGAGGGTGTTGATTTCGAGCCGTTTGATAAGGAATATACGATTCCCGCTAATGGAGCCTACGCGGATATAAATATCGTGCTAAAGCGTCGGGAGACGTTGAAACAGCGTAGTAGGCGTTTTACGGTGAAGTTGAATGAAACACCGGAATTACATTTCATGTACACGCGTCGTAGTCGGATAGACTCCCTTACTTCTTTGGACGTGGATTATCAACGAGTGGTTTTCATGAATGAAAATTTTCCTCGTCCGGGTTGGTGGACTCGTGAGGGGCAAAAACGATTCGGAGATTGGAGTCAAACAAAAGCCGGGTTAATTTGTGATGTGATGAATATAGATCGGGAAGTTTGGTTAGGTGTTTTGGGAGAAGGTACTTTCACGCAGGGTTATTTGTCCTACGTGGGAAAATACATGTATCGTTGGTTGCAGGAAAATCCGACGAAGGATGAGGATGGAGAATGGATGGAAATGGGACCGGATTCCCAAGATTAA
- a CDS encoding PKD-like family lipoprotein, protein MKFKIFLGVFLLGLFASSCFEDESAKDVTLFNPLMINDFLSSTEIYVTQGDRLRVKVLAYKEGTDDAKLEYEWRLEGHGQHLDLGHSMILDTVINVPMSRDAYSLLFKVTDTEYGLTLSKKYNLYVTGQYVAGLLVADTKDGMTSDIHLVSSKNFTQDYNREEDKHVFWNVYSVNNGQNVNGLIQDMKNVVGRGFLELSIATDHLIEDLDPLDNFTVMRRNNDMFIKPFEGEMNVGKLGTSSSGPYDIAVVNGFLHKRTQYEEVITYGVGLVLSDLSDDYYITEYKYRSTRPRGYEIYGVAFDKKNQRFLAFPSIYGADKNNLRIFKRKSADGKLDPNKPGNVDCKYIGYGPNNTLYAVIQNLDSKVYEVWEFNLDSDDESADNVVNRRYILDQCPDIDKAISFSSQAMESILYYATEDKVYTALMTSEHPKAYPKFSASYTHDGITVSNEKITEIRVVDECPGKVEIPGEGGETETLASGRNMITVVTYNDVTKEGKVTVVPIRSLSTGEVVEDPKFYRVYDGFGRVLKTTCFHTR, encoded by the coding sequence ATGAAATTTAAGATATTTCTGGGAGTATTTCTGTTGGGTTTGTTCGCAAGCTCTTGTTTTGAAGATGAGTCGGCGAAAGATGTAACATTATTTAATCCGTTAATGATTAATGATTTTTTGTCGTCGACTGAAATATATGTGACACAGGGAGATCGTTTGAGAGTAAAAGTACTGGCTTATAAAGAGGGGACGGATGATGCGAAACTGGAATATGAATGGCGTTTGGAAGGTCACGGGCAACATTTGGATTTGGGACATTCTATGATTCTGGATACGGTGATCAACGTGCCTATGAGTCGAGATGCCTATTCGCTTTTATTTAAAGTTACCGATACGGAATATGGATTAACTTTGAGTAAAAAATATAACTTGTATGTGACGGGACAATACGTGGCCGGTTTATTGGTGGCTGATACGAAAGACGGGATGACTTCCGATATTCATTTGGTGTCGAGTAAAAATTTTACACAAGACTATAATAGGGAAGAAGATAAACATGTTTTTTGGAATGTATACAGCGTGAATAATGGTCAAAACGTAAATGGCTTGATTCAAGACATGAAGAATGTTGTCGGCCGTGGATTTTTGGAACTATCTATTGCAACGGATCATTTGATCGAGGATTTGGACCCGTTGGATAATTTTACGGTCATGCGGAGAAATAATGATATGTTCATTAAGCCTTTCGAGGGCGAAATGAATGTCGGAAAATTGGGGACAAGTTCTTCAGGTCCCTATGACATTGCTGTTGTTAATGGTTTCCTTCATAAAAGGACTCAATACGAGGAGGTAATTACTTATGGTGTCGGTTTGGTTTTGAGTGATCTTTCGGATGATTATTATATCACAGAATATAAGTATCGTTCAACTAGACCTAGGGGATATGAAATTTACGGTGTCGCTTTTGATAAGAAAAATCAGCGTTTTCTAGCTTTCCCATCTATATATGGTGCAGACAAAAATAACTTGCGTATTTTTAAACGTAAGTCTGCAGATGGCAAATTGGATCCGAACAAACCGGGCAATGTAGATTGTAAATACATTGGTTATGGACCGAACAACACCTTGTATGCAGTTATACAGAATTTGGATTCAAAAGTATATGAAGTTTGGGAGTTCAATTTGGATTCGGATGATGAAAGTGCGGATAATGTTGTGAATAGACGTTATATATTGGATCAATGTCCGGACATTGATAAAGCCATATCTTTTAGTTCGCAAGCGATGGAGAGTATTTTGTATTACGCAACCGAGGATAAGGTATATACAGCTTTGATGACTTCGGAACATCCGAAAGCTTATCCAAAGTTCTCGGCTTCATACACTCACGACGGAATTACGGTTTCTAATGAGAAAATCACGGAAATCCGGGTTGTGGATGAGTGTCCCGGAAAGGTTGAAATCCCCGGGGAAGGAGGAGAAACGGAAACATTGGCCTCCGGACGTAATATGATTACGGTTGTAACCTATAATGATGTAACGAAGGAAGGGAAAGTCACCGTGGTGCCTATTCGGTCATTAAGTACCGGAGAAGTAGTGGAAGATCCTAAATTCTATCGCGTATACGATGGGTTCGGGCGTGTTTTAAAAACAACTTGTTTCCATACTCGTTAA
- a CDS encoding TlpA family protein disulfide reductase: protein MRVWLMLCSLAVLSGCKTTPVAEIHLKGRLADMGSQEVSMEYTGVTGDFGTGRNVMLKTDGEGYFDTILPLREPMYFNISRNILYLSPGDDLEVYLTPDTRQATFKGKGSEAQLFLKDRLYPKGGSFLLSGRNVRENFEKTKEVVDALAASKLAQLDTLKGVTELFKENERIRVKANLLNSYLTYALYNKENAGASREEQRQWYGRFITSVTPDVNQLMREITKNEYLDIIDVRDVIVYNLDQAEFMQGVEITPEMREIKEALQVLAKLDSSTDPEVILSMEEKTKSFQHEGIVSELREKIRNVKSLMTGQPAHEIIMTDVDGNEVLLSSFKGKNIYLDCWATWCGPCIQESPAFVALSEKYKDKDIVFIQLSTDNSRKTWLSYLKQKESVVTQFNSVDNEGLRVNWQVKYIPRFILIDKEFNIVESFAPRPSDPEITEHLDALLAK, encoded by the coding sequence ATGAGAGTGTGGTTAATGTTGTGTAGTCTTGCCGTCTTGAGTGGCTGCAAGACTACCCCTGTTGCGGAGATTCATTTGAAGGGACGTTTGGCTGATATGGGAAGTCAGGAAGTCAGTATGGAATATACCGGGGTGACTGGAGATTTCGGTACTGGTAGGAATGTGATGTTAAAGACGGATGGGGAGGGGTATTTTGATACGATCCTTCCGTTGAGAGAACCGATGTATTTCAATATCAGTCGTAACATTCTTTACCTTTCACCCGGTGATGATTTGGAAGTTTACTTGACACCGGATACCCGTCAAGCGACTTTTAAGGGAAAAGGGAGCGAGGCGCAGTTGTTTTTGAAAGATCGGCTTTATCCCAAGGGAGGCTCTTTTCTTTTGTCCGGACGGAATGTAAGGGAGAATTTTGAGAAGACGAAAGAGGTGGTGGATGCGCTTGCGGCTTCTAAATTGGCTCAACTGGATACTCTAAAGGGGGTAACGGAGCTTTTTAAGGAGAATGAACGTATTCGGGTAAAGGCGAATTTGTTGAATAGTTATTTGACTTATGCTCTGTATAATAAAGAAAATGCAGGAGCGTCACGGGAGGAACAAAGGCAATGGTACGGGCGTTTTATTACTTCTGTTACCCCGGATGTAAATCAACTGATGCGAGAGATTACGAAAAACGAGTATTTGGATATTATAGATGTCAGGGATGTGATCGTGTATAACTTGGACCAAGCGGAATTCATGCAAGGGGTGGAGATTACTCCGGAAATGCGGGAAATCAAGGAAGCTTTACAAGTTTTGGCGAAATTGGATTCATCAACAGATCCGGAGGTGATTCTGAGCATGGAGGAGAAGACAAAATCTTTTCAGCATGAGGGAATTGTTTCTGAATTACGGGAGAAGATCCGTAATGTGAAAAGTCTGATGACGGGACAACCGGCCCACGAGATTATCATGACGGATGTTGATGGGAATGAAGTCTTGTTGAGTAGTTTTAAAGGCAAAAATATTTATTTGGATTGTTGGGCGACGTGGTGCGGTCCTTGTATTCAGGAATCCCCGGCATTTGTTGCGTTAAGTGAGAAATATAAGGATAAAGATATTGTCTTTATTCAATTGTCAACAGATAATTCCAGAAAGACTTGGTTGAGTTACTTGAAACAAAAGGAATCGGTAGTGACTCAGTTTAATTCTGTCGATAACGAAGGATTGAGAGTGAACTGGCAGGTCAAGTATATTCCTCGTTTTATCTTGATTGACAAGGAATTTAATATTGTTGAATCTTTTGCCCCGAGGCCTTCTGATCCGGAAATTACCGAACATTTGGATGCCTTGCTTGCAAAATGA